The following coding sequences are from one SAR202 cluster bacterium window:
- a CDS encoding Hsp20/alpha crystallin family protein — translation MRYRKVSYSYKVVVQDAGSYPMLRRMHASGYTLSQTCWVPAADVYETESSIIVTVELAGVSEEDAEVTLYNNALVVEGNRTLPPMPEQGAYRSAGIRQGQFRVEIELSSPVDPDRVNAAYQSGLLQITLPRARRG, via the coding sequence ATGCGGTACCGCAAGGTCTCTTACAGCTACAAAGTAGTGGTCCAGGACGCAGGGTCATACCCCATGCTCAGGCGCATGCACGCCTCCGGGTACACCCTCTCTCAGACCTGCTGGGTACCGGCAGCGGACGTGTACGAGACGGAGAGCTCCATTATCGTGACGGTGGAGCTCGCGGGCGTGAGCGAAGAGGACGCTGAGGTCACTCTCTACAACAATGCGCTCGTGGTCGAAGGCAACCGGACCCTGCCTCCGATGCCGGAGCAGGGGGCTTACCGGTCCGCCGGCATTCGCCAGGGGCAGTTCCGCGTGGAAATAGAGCTCTCGTCGCCGGTAGACCCGGACAGGGTTAATGCTGCGTACCAGAGCGGACTCCTGCAGATCACCTTGCCAAGGGCAAGAAGAGGCTAA